A window from Chitinophaga filiformis encodes these proteins:
- a CDS encoding glycoside hydrolase family 3 C-terminal domain-containing protein has translation MKKARRCIPLVGLVLLICFPGILAAQQTAGGKTTDLTDGASKKDDYRHYPMWNTSLPIEQRVNDLVSRLTLEEKVGQMLNAAPAIVRLGIPAYDWWNETLHGVARTPYHVTSYPQAIGMAATWDTAALYQMADYSATEGRAVHNKATSTGRNNERYMGLTYWTPNINIFRDPRWGRGQETYGEDPYLTAKLGAAFVRGLQGDDPKYLKAAACAKHFAVHSGPEPSRHADNFTPSAHDLWDTYLPAFHELIVNARVAGVMCAYNALNSQPCCANDLLMNDILRHQWKFDGYVTSDCWAIDDFFKYHKTHKDATSAAVDAIIHGTDVECGTSVYYSLVDAVKKGLLTEQQLDVSVKRLFTIRYRLGMFDPASQVKYAQTPESVLESPEHVAHALKMARESIVLLQNRDQLLPLSRTIRKIAVIGPNADNKIAVLGNYNGTPSHVVTLLEGIKKKLGPDAEVIYEKAVNYTNDTLLAYRDIAPLLSFNGEQGVQAQYYNNEKLSGEPVKSLIEKDIDHYWAEGQTPVPGLGTIHYSARYTTLLSAPKSETMNFEIEGDDGYRLYINDKMIVDAWQRNRWGARQFLLPVKKDSTYKIVIEFYQNEGNAGIRLKAGDRVKTDFTALAEKLKGVDAIIFAGGISPQLEGEEMPVQVPGFNGGDRTSIMLPQVQTELLQALQRGGKPVVFVMMTGSAIACPWENENIPAILNAWYGGQEAGTAIADVLFGDYNPSGRLPVTFYQSDKDLPAFGDYSMQGRTYRYFNGKALYPFGYGLSYSRFNYSQLNIPENTAQGTPLAVKAIVTNTGDRDGDEVVQLYVSHPGIAGAPVKALKGFRRVHLQRGETKALSFRLTPEELSLINEKGIAYQPKGKITISIGGRQPGTDHQSTSNVVSKTILIH, from the coding sequence ATGAAAAAAGCGAGACGATGCATTCCACTTGTCGGCCTTGTGCTGCTTATCTGTTTCCCTGGCATCCTGGCTGCCCAGCAGACAGCAGGCGGAAAAACTACTGACCTCACCGATGGCGCATCCAAAAAGGATGACTATCGGCACTATCCGATGTGGAACACTTCCCTTCCAATAGAACAGCGTGTCAATGACCTGGTAAGTCGCCTCACGCTGGAAGAAAAAGTAGGTCAGATGCTGAATGCAGCACCGGCCATCGTGCGCCTCGGCATTCCTGCCTATGACTGGTGGAATGAAACCCTGCATGGCGTTGCCCGTACGCCCTACCATGTTACCTCCTATCCGCAGGCCATTGGAATGGCTGCCACCTGGGACACAGCGGCGCTCTACCAGATGGCTGACTATTCTGCTACCGAGGGCCGGGCTGTACACAATAAGGCCACATCTACAGGCAGAAACAATGAGCGGTACATGGGCCTTACTTATTGGACACCCAACATCAACATATTCCGTGATCCCCGCTGGGGCCGTGGTCAGGAAACCTACGGCGAAGATCCCTACCTGACGGCAAAACTGGGCGCTGCTTTCGTCCGCGGTTTGCAAGGAGATGATCCTAAATACCTGAAAGCGGCTGCCTGCGCCAAACATTTTGCCGTTCACAGCGGTCCTGAGCCCAGCCGGCATGCCGATAACTTCACTCCTTCCGCACATGACCTCTGGGACACCTACCTGCCGGCATTCCATGAATTGATTGTCAATGCCCGGGTAGCAGGGGTTATGTGTGCTTATAACGCATTAAACAGCCAGCCCTGTTGTGCCAATGACCTGTTGATGAATGATATTCTGCGCCACCAGTGGAAATTTGATGGTTATGTTACCAGCGATTGCTGGGCGATCGATGACTTCTTCAAATACCATAAGACACATAAGGACGCCACATCGGCCGCCGTGGATGCCATCATTCATGGCACTGATGTAGAATGCGGCACTTCCGTATACTATTCATTGGTAGATGCCGTAAAAAAAGGCCTGCTCACAGAACAGCAGCTGGACGTTTCCGTAAAGCGGCTGTTTACCATCCGTTACCGCCTGGGTATGTTCGACCCCGCTTCGCAGGTTAAATATGCACAAACACCGGAATCGGTGCTCGAATCGCCCGAACATGTTGCCCATGCACTTAAAATGGCCAGGGAATCCATTGTATTGTTGCAAAACCGCGACCAGTTGCTACCGCTCAGCAGGACTATCAGGAAGATAGCAGTGATCGGCCCCAATGCTGACAATAAAATAGCAGTACTGGGCAATTACAATGGCACACCATCCCATGTTGTAACGCTGCTGGAGGGCATAAAGAAGAAACTGGGACCGGACGCGGAGGTTATCTATGAAAAGGCGGTCAATTATACCAACGATACGCTCCTTGCCTACCGAGACATTGCCCCGCTGCTTTCTTTTAACGGTGAGCAGGGCGTGCAGGCGCAGTATTATAACAATGAAAAACTCAGCGGAGAGCCTGTAAAGAGCCTGATCGAAAAAGACATAGACCATTACTGGGCAGAGGGACAAACACCTGTACCAGGGCTGGGCACTATTCACTATTCTGCGCGGTACACCACCCTCTTATCGGCCCCAAAGAGTGAGACAATGAATTTTGAAATTGAGGGGGATGATGGTTACCGGCTTTATATCAACGACAAAATGATCGTTGATGCCTGGCAGCGGAACCGCTGGGGTGCCCGGCAATTCCTGTTGCCCGTTAAAAAAGACAGCACTTATAAGATCGTTATAGAGTTCTATCAGAATGAAGGGAATGCCGGTATCAGGCTGAAAGCCGGCGACCGCGTAAAAACAGATTTCACCGCCCTGGCAGAAAAACTGAAAGGCGTGGATGCGATCATTTTTGCCGGGGGCATATCCCCGCAACTGGAGGGAGAAGAGATGCCTGTGCAGGTACCGGGATTTAACGGGGGCGACAGGACCAGCATTATGCTGCCACAGGTACAAACCGAGCTCCTGCAGGCGCTTCAGCGCGGCGGTAAACCAGTGGTTTTTGTGATGATGACCGGCAGCGCTATTGCCTGTCCCTGGGAGAACGAAAACATACCGGCCATTCTTAACGCATGGTATGGAGGGCAGGAAGCAGGAACAGCGATTGCCGATGTATTGTTTGGCGATTATAATCCTTCCGGCCGCCTGCCTGTTACCTTCTACCAGTCAGATAAAGACCTGCCGGCATTCGGCGATTACTCCATGCAAGGCAGGACCTATCGCTATTTTAACGGGAAGGCCTTATATCCCTTCGGATACGGATTAAGCTACAGCCGCTTTAACTACAGCCAGCTGAATATCCCTGAAAATACGGCGCAAGGTACACCGCTGGCAGTGAAAGCCATTGTTACCAACACAGGAGACCGCGACGGCGATGAAGTTGTTCAGCTCTATGTGAGCCATCCCGGCATCGCGGGAGCGCCCGTCAAAGCACTGAAAGGCTTCCGGCGTGTCCACTTACAACGTGGAGAGACAAAGGCGCTTAGCTTCAGGCTGACGCCGGAAGAGCTGTCGCTGATCAATGAAAAAGGAATAGCATATCAACCAAAAGGAAAGATAACAATCAGTATAGGGGGAAGACAACCAGGAACAGATCATCAGTCCACCAGTAATGTAGTATCAAAAACAATCCTGATCCACTAG
- a CDS encoding two-component regulator propeller domain-containing protein — translation MKYILYISYLMLWSQVAFSQQSDLNFVNFSSENGLSSNTVSTILKDKYGYMWFGTDDGLNRFDGVNFSVYRHKQSDTMSIGANSILAMHEDRSGNLWVGTNTTLSLYDRKKDCFINYRFTSGNTARTIFRDHTGKLWIGSYAGLFTFDPQTGKTGQYQANAARPGQLAGNVITCVFEDSRHRVWIGGNSGLYLYQSSTDNFKHFAHNTSDSLSLPDNSVKVITEDHNGNLWIGSEDGGLSMLLPDGKGFRTYTHSKTDKQTLSSNRIWTITPESPNSLWVGTEEGLNIFDLQKKTSHRVEHDARNKYSLHGKSVRSIFIDKNGIYWIGTYQGGISKYDKNLAFFNLRESNPFDPKGLTAPVITSFAEDGNGDIYVGTDGGGINLYHRSNGLFDHPLFWGEGKAPAVLALERLDQELWIGTFMQGLYVLNTQTGKVRHYTKGDGQKDLSGNDIFCLKKDSRGNIWIGTNGNGVNVYDPVSGQFRRFDKEQRYAAGISTLSRGFIRTIEEDESGNIWIGTLGSGIIMLDPSRDKIRVFNRENSNLPANDMQTICAGKNDRIWAGSPGEGLCLFDAKTGKFVRYAEQEGISNAVIYKILEDDAGKIWVSTNKGISSFDPATSKFKNYFPYNGLQRSTFCLGAGLKTSKGELFFGGLDGFNYFYPKLLNYNRNVPKIVLSDLRISSSSVIPGNKAPIKEHISVAKEIRLDYKQNFSIDYTTLNYTAPQESRYSYILEGFDKTWNEVGSIRTAVFSNLPPGDYVFRVKASSDDGSWTTGQAVIHVYVRPPFWLTVYAYIFYVLAIGFTLWALRQRAIHKIRNKFALEQERLQIRQAMELERKEAERQREFEQVKVKYLTNLSHEFRTPVSLIVGPIEKLIQEEVCQPKLKQLQLVKRNARRLLNMVNQLLDFRKLEEQELKLNLTQGDIVSFIGEVVELFKDISDRRHINFSFTSALSSFHTCFDRDKIERILFNLLSNAFKFTPKGGQISLNIDHDPSQGITITVTDTGIGMTPDIRERIFTRFFQGDVHPGILNQGSGIGLSIALEFVKMHNGTVNVESIPGKGSAFTVQLPLEPVREPVESTDLLVVGPEGHLDTGDAQALMAPVQQASVPAAEKLTVLLIEDNDDFRYYLKDNLTPFYKIVEAADGKEGWQKVLSAHPQVIVSDINMPYMDGIQLSQKIKSDKRTSHIPIILLTALTGDASQLKGLQTGASDYLTKPFNFDILNIKINNLLLLNQSLKDTYTRQLKVVVPAAEVESEDEKFLVRVTQYIEDNINSDSLTVEDLSKHLFMSRASLYNKVVQLTGETPVEFIRSIKLNKAASLLENSDMKIAQIGYAVGFSTPNYFARAFKAKFNLLPSEYQLLKKRSVN, via the coding sequence GTGAAATATATTCTTTATATCTCTTATCTGATGCTATGGTCACAGGTGGCTTTTTCGCAGCAGAGTGATCTTAACTTCGTTAATTTCAGCAGTGAAAATGGCCTGTCGTCCAATACAGTTTCCACCATACTGAAGGATAAGTACGGATATATGTGGTTTGGCACAGACGACGGCCTTAACAGGTTTGATGGAGTTAATTTCTCCGTTTACAGGCATAAGCAAAGCGATACCATGAGCATTGGCGCCAATTCAATACTCGCCATGCACGAAGACCGCTCCGGCAATCTCTGGGTTGGAACAAATACCACACTATCCCTGTACGACCGCAAAAAGGATTGTTTTATTAATTACCGGTTCACTTCCGGCAATACAGCGCGGACCATTTTCCGTGATCATACCGGCAAACTGTGGATAGGAAGTTATGCAGGCCTGTTCACATTCGATCCGCAAACCGGGAAAACAGGTCAGTATCAGGCCAATGCTGCCAGGCCTGGTCAGCTGGCGGGAAACGTCATTACCTGCGTATTTGAAGACAGCAGGCACAGGGTGTGGATAGGTGGCAATTCCGGCTTGTATCTCTATCAAAGCAGCACTGACAATTTCAAACACTTTGCGCATAATACAAGCGACTCCCTTTCACTTCCCGACAACTCCGTAAAGGTGATAACAGAAGATCATAACGGCAATTTATGGATTGGCAGCGAAGACGGCGGTTTAAGTATGTTACTGCCCGATGGGAAAGGCTTCCGCACCTACACACATAGCAAAACAGATAAACAGACGCTGAGCAGCAACCGCATCTGGACAATAACGCCGGAGAGCCCCAATAGCTTATGGGTGGGCACCGAGGAAGGACTGAACATCTTCGATCTGCAGAAAAAGACTTCCCACCGAGTGGAGCATGACGCCAGGAACAAGTATAGCCTGCATGGCAAGTCTGTCAGGAGCATCTTTATAGACAAGAACGGTATTTACTGGATCGGAACCTATCAGGGTGGCATCAGCAAATACGATAAGAATCTGGCCTTCTTCAACCTCCGGGAGAGCAATCCCTTTGACCCGAAAGGATTGACAGCCCCCGTAATCACTTCTTTTGCCGAGGATGGAAACGGAGATATCTATGTTGGAACAGATGGTGGCGGTATCAACCTCTATCACAGGAGCAACGGCCTGTTCGATCATCCGCTGTTCTGGGGCGAAGGCAAAGCACCGGCAGTACTCGCGCTGGAACGCCTGGACCAGGAGCTCTGGATCGGGACTTTCATGCAGGGCCTGTATGTACTGAACACGCAGACAGGCAAGGTACGCCACTATACCAAAGGCGATGGGCAAAAAGATCTTTCCGGTAACGATATTTTTTGCCTTAAAAAAGACAGCAGGGGAAATATCTGGATCGGCACGAACGGAAACGGTGTAAACGTTTACGATCCGGTATCAGGACAGTTTCGCCGCTTTGATAAAGAGCAGCGCTATGCCGCTGGTATAAGTACGCTTAGCCGTGGTTTTATCCGCACTATAGAGGAAGATGAATCCGGCAATATCTGGATCGGTACGCTGGGATCCGGTATAATAATGCTCGATCCATCCCGTGATAAGATCCGGGTATTTAACCGGGAAAATAGTAACCTGCCAGCCAACGACATGCAGACCATTTGCGCCGGCAAGAACGACCGGATCTGGGCAGGTAGCCCGGGTGAAGGATTATGCCTGTTCGATGCCAAAACAGGGAAATTTGTTCGCTATGCGGAACAGGAAGGCATATCCAATGCTGTCATCTATAAAATACTGGAAGATGATGCGGGCAAAATATGGGTCAGCACCAACAAGGGCATCAGCAGCTTCGACCCCGCCACCAGCAAATTCAAAAACTATTTCCCCTACAACGGTTTACAACGCAGTACCTTCTGCCTGGGAGCAGGCCTGAAAACCAGCAAGGGAGAACTGTTCTTCGGCGGCCTGGATGGATTTAACTACTTCTATCCGAAACTGTTGAACTACAACAGGAATGTACCGAAGATCGTACTCAGCGACCTGAGGATTTCCAGCAGCTCTGTCATACCTGGCAATAAAGCGCCGATCAAAGAGCATATTTCAGTGGCAAAGGAGATCCGGCTGGATTACAAACAGAACTTTTCCATCGATTATACAACGCTGAATTATACAGCTCCGCAGGAAAGCCGGTATTCCTATATCCTGGAGGGTTTTGATAAAACCTGGAATGAGGTGGGTTCTATCCGGACAGCGGTATTCTCCAATTTACCGCCGGGCGACTATGTATTTCGCGTCAAAGCAAGCAGCGATGATGGTTCCTGGACCACCGGGCAGGCCGTCATCCATGTATATGTAAGGCCCCCCTTCTGGCTTACGGTATATGCCTATATCTTCTATGTGCTTGCAATAGGCTTCACCTTATGGGCGCTGCGGCAGCGCGCCATCCATAAGATCAGGAATAAGTTCGCCCTTGAACAGGAACGCCTCCAGATAAGACAGGCCATGGAACTGGAAAGAAAAGAGGCCGAACGGCAACGCGAATTCGAGCAGGTCAAAGTCAAATACCTCACCAACTTAAGCCATGAATTCCGGACACCGGTATCATTGATAGTAGGCCCCATTGAAAAGCTGATACAGGAAGAAGTCTGCCAGCCGAAATTAAAACAACTGCAGCTCGTAAAAAGGAATGCCAGGAGGCTTTTAAACATGGTCAACCAGCTACTGGATTTCCGTAAACTGGAGGAGCAGGAACTGAAGCTGAACCTGACACAGGGCGACATCGTTTCTTTCATTGGGGAAGTGGTGGAACTGTTTAAGGATATTTCTGATCGCAGGCATATCAATTTTTCTTTTACAAGTGCGCTAAGCAGCTTCCATACCTGCTTTGACCGCGATAAAATTGAGCGGATCCTGTTTAATCTCTTGTCGAACGCCTTCAAGTTCACACCGAAAGGCGGCCAGATATCACTGAACATTGACCATGATCCCTCGCAGGGTATCACGATCACGGTGACAGACACCGGTATTGGCATGACACCCGACATCAGGGAGCGGATATTCACGCGTTTCTTCCAGGGAGACGTGCATCCCGGCATATTGAACCAGGGCAGCGGTATTGGTCTGTCCATTGCGCTGGAATTTGTGAAAATGCACAATGGCACCGTCAACGTGGAAAGCATCCCCGGAAAAGGAAGCGCATTCACTGTACAATTGCCTTTGGAACCGGTACGGGAACCTGTTGAAAGTACCGACCTGCTGGTGGTGGGCCCGGAAGGACACCTTGATACGGGCGATGCGCAGGCATTAATGGCGCCTGTACAACAGGCCTCCGTTCCCGCGGCAGAAAAACTAACGGTGCTGCTGATTGAAGACAATGACGATTTCCGGTATTATCTGAAAGACAATTTAACCCCTTTCTATAAAATCGTGGAAGCCGCTGACGGGAAAGAAGGATGGCAAAAAGTATTGTCGGCTCATCCCCAGGTTATTGTGAGCGATATCAATATGCCCTATATGGATGGCATACAGCTAAGCCAGAAAATCAAATCGGACAAAAGGACCAGCCATATCCCGATCATCCTGTTAACAGCCCTGACTGGCGATGCATCCCAGTTAAAGGGGCTGCAGACAGGCGCCAGTGACTACCTCACCAAACCGTTCAATTTTGATATCCTGAATATAAAGATCAACAACCTCCTGCTGCTGAACCAAAGTCTGAAAGACACCTACACGCGCCAGTTAAAGGTGGTGGTACCAGCTGCCGAAGTGGAATCGGAAGACGAAAAATTCCTGGTAAGGGTTACGCAATATATCGAGGACAATATTAACAGCGACAGCTTAACGGTAGAAGATCTAAGTAAGCACCTGTTTATGAGCCGTGCTTCATTGTACAATAAAGTAGTACAATTGACAGGTGAAACGCCGGTAGAATTTATCCGCTCCATTAAATTAAATAAGGCCGCCAGCTTGTTGGAGAATAGTGATATGAAAATTGCACAGATCGGTTATGCCGTCGGATTTTCCACACCCAATTATTTTGCACGGGCATTCAAAGCAAAATTCAACCTCTTACCTTCCGAATACCAGCTGCTGAAAAAACGATCGGTCAATTAA